In the genome of Microcoleus sp. FACHB-672, one region contains:
- a CDS encoding EamA family transporter: MLWFLLSFLTAFFEAIKDVFGKQGLKNNDEYVVSWALTFFCALFLIPFTILFKIPPLGNLFWISLAIGGTLNTISTLLYIKAIKESDLSLTLPMIALTPLFMVITSPLIVGEWPDKFDLMGIVLLVIGSYLLNIKEKSKGYLAPFQALVQTKGPRYMLIVAFIWSITSNFDKVGVQNSSPVFWVMALFIVMTLMLLPILLFKTSQPAKKIIKGLPVLLAMGLCCALAVIFQMQALTMTLVVKVIAIKRTSVLMGVLLGYFIFKEKGIKERFLGSATMIVGVLFMTLF; encoded by the coding sequence ATGCTTTGGTTTCTTTTATCTTTTTTGACAGCTTTTTTTGAAGCGATTAAAGATGTTTTCGGTAAGCAAGGTCTTAAAAATAATGATGAATACGTCGTTTCTTGGGCGCTCACTTTTTTTTGCGCTCTTTTTTTAATTCCTTTTACTATCTTATTTAAAATTCCTCCTTTGGGAAACCTGTTTTGGATCTCCCTTGCTATTGGTGGCACTCTAAATACGATCAGCACCCTGCTTTACATCAAAGCCATTAAAGAATCAGATTTATCACTGACGCTTCCGATGATTGCTTTAACGCCTTTATTTATGGTGATCACCTCTCCTTTAATTGTGGGAGAGTGGCCAGACAAATTTGATTTGATGGGGATTGTGCTATTAGTAATCGGCTCTTATTTATTAAATATTAAAGAAAAATCTAAAGGTTATTTAGCTCCATTTCAAGCATTGGTGCAAACCAAAGGGCCGCGCTATATGTTAATTGTGGCATTTATCTGGAGCATTACCTCCAACTTTGATAAGGTAGGCGTGCAAAATTCCTCGCCTGTTTTTTGGGTCATGGCGTTGTTTATCGTAATGACGTTAATGTTACTACCTATCCTGTTATTCAAAACCTCTCAGCCGGCAAAGAAAATTATCAAAGGATTGCCGGTTTTACTAGCAATGGGTTTGTGCTGCGCTTTAGCCGTAATTTTCCAAATGCAAGCGCTAACGATGACCCTGGTTGTTAAGGTCATTGCTATCAAGCGTACCAGTGTTTTAATGGGGGTGTTGTTGGGTTACTTTATTTTTAAAGAAAAAGGTATTAAAGAGCGATTTCTCGGCTCAGCAACAATGATTGTAGGGGTTTTATTCATGACATTATTCTAG
- a CDS encoding GNAT family N-acetyltransferase, producing MTGKTFYQDFLIRSWQPQDRAGAAAIIRDVLAEYGLGWEAAGADRDVLEIEACYLSTGGEFWVIEKQAQLVGTGAYYPVKRGINAVEIRKMYLLPEARGQGLGKFLLQELEKTIASRNFQTIWIETASVLKEATRLYESNGYQPATGVETSRCDRVYVKYLLP from the coding sequence ATGACAGGCAAGACATTCTATCAAGATTTTTTAATTCGTTCGTGGCAACCGCAGGATCGAGCCGGCGCTGCGGCAATCATTCGGGACGTTTTAGCTGAGTATGGTTTGGGTTGGGAAGCTGCCGGCGCAGATCGGGATGTATTGGAGATTGAAGCGTGTTACTTATCAACCGGCGGCGAGTTTTGGGTAATTGAAAAGCAGGCTCAACTGGTGGGCACCGGCGCTTATTATCCGGTGAAGCGGGGTATCAATGCTGTAGAAATTCGCAAAATGTATCTTTTGCCCGAAGCCAGAGGACAAGGATTAGGTAAATTCTTACTGCAGGAGCTAGAAAAAACGATTGCCTCTCGCAATTTTCAAACGATTTGGATTGAAACCGCCAGCGTCTTGAAAGAAGCCACACGTCTCTATGAAAGCAACGGTTACCAACCGGCAACTGGGGTAGAGACAAGCCGGTGTGATCGGGTTTATGTGAAGTATCTATTGCCCTAA
- a CDS encoding branched-chain amino acid ABC transporter permease → MENFFSTYGFLIVSMIMGALLGLSLYLPLMAGQLSLASPGFYALGGYISAILSTKVFPPTEGLFPIPLLLLEMLIAGIVSGILGLLVGIPALRLRGIYLAIATIAFVEVLRVLSLNLEITGGAVGIFGIPQPFATPLEYLWVALPLLIISMVLFYRLERIRVGRALTAIREDELAAGAVGINPTYYKVLAFTLGAILAGIVGSISAHFLNTWNARQGTFDASIVYLTSVLIGGTRTFVGPVLGGMVFTALPEILRSLAEIPRLPIWLAEFLRDGRLIIFGVLIVVGTIFFPQGLVTPELFKKRRQTQRL, encoded by the coding sequence ATGGAAAATTTTTTCAGCACCTACGGATTTCTGATTGTGTCCATGATCATGGGGGCACTGCTGGGACTGTCCTTGTATTTGCCACTGATGGCTGGGCAACTCTCTCTAGCTAGCCCTGGTTTTTATGCCTTGGGCGGGTATATTTCGGCAATTTTGTCAACTAAAGTTTTTCCCCCTACTGAGGGTTTGTTTCCTATCCCTCTGCTGCTTTTAGAAATGCTGATTGCCGGCATTGTCAGCGGAATATTAGGTCTTTTAGTCGGAATACCGGCACTGAGATTGCGAGGAATTTATTTAGCGATTGCCACCATCGCTTTTGTAGAAGTTCTGCGCGTTCTATCCCTCAATTTGGAAATCACCGGCGGCGCAGTTGGAATTTTTGGCATTCCTCAACCTTTTGCCACTCCCCTTGAATATTTGTGGGTAGCGCTGCCATTACTGATCATTAGTATGGTTTTATTTTATCGGCTTGAACGCATTCGCGTCGGACGGGCGCTGACAGCCATTCGCGAGGATGAATTGGCTGCCGGTGCAGTAGGGATTAATCCAACTTATTATAAAGTTTTAGCATTTACCTTAGGTGCGATTTTAGCCGGCATTGTTGGATCTATCAGTGCCCACTTTCTCAATACTTGGAACGCCCGTCAGGGTACATTTGATGCCAGTATCGTTTACTTAACCTCAGTTTTAATTGGTGGAACCCGAACCTTTGTCGGGCCGGTGTTAGGAGGTATGGTATTTACAGCACTGCCTGAAATATTGAGATCCTTGGCAGAAATCCCTCGCTTACCCATTTGGTTAGCAGAATTTTTGCGAGATGGGCGTCTCATTATTTTTGGGGTGCTAATTGTTGTCGGTACAATATTTTTCCCCCAAGGTTTAGTAACACCCGAATTATTTAAAAAACGCCGGCAGACGCAGCGATTGTAA
- the blaOXA gene encoding class D beta-lactamase: MNRVFRWIIVGFMVSGCSTVVLFQTVKSGLTMPKAELESSVASTVAQTIDFSRHFRALGVEGSILIYDSTNDVTYQHNPQRNATSFLPASTFKILNSLISLETGVISDEISVLTWDGIQRQIPEWNRDLNMREAIKLSAVWFYQVLARRVGHDQMQKWVDQVGYGNQKIGSKADIDKFWLEGELRITPEQQIQFLRRLYKNDLPFSERSLSIVKDILVIEKTPDYTIRAKTGWVGFGNKDIPQIGWVVGYLEKGKNVYFFATNIDPRNEEDGPKRMELTRRCFKDLGLL, from the coding sequence ATGAACCGAGTCTTTCGTTGGATCATTGTGGGCTTCATGGTGTCTGGCTGTAGTACAGTTGTCCTATTTCAGACTGTGAAATCCGGCTTAACGATGCCTAAGGCAGAACTTGAATCATCAGTTGCGAGTACAGTTGCCCAAACCATCGATTTCAGCCGGCACTTTCGAGCATTGGGAGTTGAAGGATCGATTCTGATTTATGACTCAACGAACGATGTCACCTATCAACATAACCCCCAGCGCAATGCAACTTCTTTCTTACCGGCCTCGACGTTTAAGATTCTCAATTCTCTGATTTCACTGGAAACCGGCGTTATTTCAGATGAAATATCTGTTCTCACCTGGGACGGTATTCAACGGCAGATTCCTGAATGGAACCGAGACTTAAATATGCGAGAGGCAATCAAACTGTCAGCCGTTTGGTTTTATCAGGTTCTAGCCCGTCGAGTGGGGCACGATCAGATGCAAAAATGGGTAGATCAAGTAGGATACGGCAACCAAAAAATCGGCAGCAAAGCTGATATCGATAAATTTTGGTTAGAGGGAGAACTCCGAATTACACCTGAACAGCAAATTCAATTTCTGCGCCGGCTCTACAAAAATGATTTACCTTTTTCGGAGCGATCTCTGTCTATCGTTAAAGACATTTTAGTGATTGAGAAAACCCCAGATTACACGATTCGAGCAAAAACAGGCTGGGTCGGGTTTGGCAATAAAGACATTCCTCAAATCGGTTGGGTGGTTGGTTACTTAGAGAAAGGCAAGAACGTTTATTTCTTTGCTACCAACATCGATCCTCGCAATGAGGAAGACGGACCGAAGCGAATGGAACTAACGCGCCGCTGCTTCAAAGATTTAGGACTATTGTGA
- a CDS encoding branched-chain amino acid ABC transporter permease translates to MDLSLFFQQFLNGLSIGSVYAIFALGYTLIFSILGIINFAHGAIFTLGAYFTYALMGGAFGFNGLFANVQLPIRLPFIFALLLGSTLAGLVGVAVERLAFRPLRRQGADPLLTVVSSLGVALVIVNLIQYLVGAESYTFPANTYGNLPPSINFGTPESPIPIRTVQIVIFGVSVLILLILSYFINRTKYGKAMRAVAEDGLTASLLGINTDFFIVLTFFISSFLAGLAGTLVGSSVSIAGPYFGIAVGLKGLAVIVLGGLGSIPGAVVGGLAIGLVEAFVPGEFSAYKDAVAFGILFFMLLVKPEGLLGRRFVQKV, encoded by the coding sequence GTGGATTTAAGCTTATTTTTTCAACAATTTCTTAACGGGTTATCGATTGGGAGTGTTTATGCCATATTTGCACTGGGTTACACTCTGATCTTCTCTATTTTGGGCATTATTAATTTTGCACACGGGGCAATCTTTACCCTAGGTGCCTACTTCACTTATGCGCTGATGGGTGGTGCCTTCGGGTTTAATGGATTATTCGCGAATGTGCAATTGCCCATTCGCTTACCATTTATCTTTGCATTGCTTTTAGGCAGCACTCTTGCCGGTTTGGTTGGAGTCGCCGTGGAACGTTTGGCTTTTCGACCTTTGCGTCGGCAGGGTGCAGATCCGCTGCTGACGGTGGTTTCAAGCTTAGGCGTGGCATTAGTCATTGTCAATTTAATTCAGTATTTAGTTGGGGCAGAAAGCTACACATTTCCCGCCAATACTTATGGTAATTTACCGCCATCCATTAACTTTGGTACGCCGGAAAGCCCCATCCCAATCCGCACAGTTCAGATCGTAATCTTTGGGGTTTCTGTGCTAATTTTGCTAATTTTAAGTTATTTTATCAATCGTACAAAATATGGAAAAGCGATGCGGGCTGTTGCTGAAGATGGGCTGACGGCTAGTTTGCTTGGGATTAACACAGATTTTTTTATTGTTTTGACATTTTTCATCAGCAGTTTTCTGGCAGGATTGGCAGGAACGTTAGTCGGTTCTAGTGTGAGTATTGCCGGCCCTTATTTTGGAATTGCTGTTGGGCTTAAAGGCTTAGCAGTGATTGTACTGGGAGGTTTAGGCAGCATTCCCGGTGCTGTGGTGGGGGGTTTGGCAATTGGACTGGTGGAGGCGTTTGTACCGGGAGAATTTTCTGCCTATAAAGATGCGGTTGCCTTTGGGATATTGTTTTTCATGCTATTAGTTAAACCTGAAGGCTTGCTGGGCCGCCGGTTTGTACAGAAAGTGTAG
- a CDS encoding ABC transporter ATP-binding protein has translation MNAQTTSQNSTFTNESTFLEAKALTRKFGGLVAVNEVSFNVKQHEIFGLIGPNGAGKTTLFNLMTGMIVPSSGELIYQGQNISALKPHQIAAKGIARTFQNIRLFADLSALENVMVARHLHNRGVKNPLLSWVIGVLGLPPAPTEERQTREKALELLNLVGLSDRAGEKAKNFSYGDQRRLEIARALALEPQVLLLDEPAAGMNTNEKQQLSEFIREMRDSFNLTIILIEHHVPLVMGLCERIAVLHFGQLIALGNPASVRSDPAVIEAYLGDE, from the coding sequence ATGAACGCACAAACCACTAGCCAAAATTCAACTTTCACGAATGAAAGTACCTTCCTAGAAGCAAAGGCTTTAACTCGCAAATTTGGGGGTTTAGTTGCTGTTAATGAAGTCTCTTTCAACGTGAAGCAACATGAAATATTTGGACTGATCGGCCCAAATGGAGCGGGAAAAACCACCCTGTTTAATTTAATGACTGGAATGATCGTTCCCTCTAGTGGAGAACTGATTTATCAAGGGCAAAACATTTCCGCTCTCAAACCCCATCAAATTGCCGCTAAAGGAATTGCCCGAACGTTTCAAAATATTCGTTTATTTGCCGATTTGTCGGCGCTGGAAAATGTGATGGTTGCTAGACATCTCCATAATCGCGGCGTGAAAAATCCTTTATTATCTTGGGTAATTGGGGTGCTGGGTTTGCCACCGGCACCCACAGAAGAACGTCAAACCCGCGAAAAAGCTTTGGAATTGCTGAATTTGGTAGGGTTGAGCGATCGCGCCGGCGAAAAAGCCAAAAACTTTTCCTACGGCGATCAGCGCCGCCTGGAAATTGCTAGAGCACTGGCGTTAGAACCGCAAGTGTTACTGCTTGATGAACCGGCTGCCGGTATGAACACCAATGAGAAACAACAACTCAGTGAATTTATTCGGGAGATGCGTGATTCTTTTAACTTAACCATCATTTTAATAGAACATCATGTGCCCTTAGTCATGGGTTTGTGTGAGCGCATTGCTGTCTTGCATTTCGGTCAATTGATTGCCCTGGGAAACCCCGCATCCGTCAGAAGCGATCCCGCCGTGATTGAAGCCTATTTAGGAGATGAATAA
- a CDS encoding GAF domain-containing protein produces the protein MAQVSLKKIISKKECLSALQNLIAVMGKAISVEDTDGKILIGSEVKNLNEKYSVEVSDEVIGWVSGDESASAVAGLLSYLANKELEKKTLALELLDKYRESEFFYETSQKITASLDLKEVTKLIVEEAQRLIAATGGSVMLVNESTGKLEIVAAFGQEWNSNLTRKIGEGIVGSIVLTGKGEIVNEVLSDARYIADHEPISSLICVPLKTKDKVIGALALSSTCPFTYRAEDLKLLTMLAFQAASVIENALLHENKLKESRRDALLFRLASQIRLSLNLDTILETAVSEIRTLLQIDRCQFIWYRPAAQKKEELRLKQEEFIFPHSQLSTLNYSSWEVVHESKNSDLSSFLGCCSAVEIGSFTQKLLKMERFQADEVANLSDPVLQKFFEGRGIKSLLALPIQTRSGAIGVVSCASSENVRPWSEHEVELLHAIANQLALALDQAELYDQTRIAAAVAQAQTQELQQTLHELQQTQSQLIQSEKMSSLGQLVAGVAHEINNPVNFIYGNLSHAHNYTQQLLQLLELYQQGNQNVIEAYAEEIELEFLIEDLPKLLSSMHLGVDRIRQIVLSLRNFSRVDQAQMKPVDIHEGIDSTLLILQHRLKTPAGKTGIQLIKEYGELPQVECYAGQLNQVFMNILSNALDALEEQENPGVITISTEVSEPYEGGVTIRIRDNGPGMTEAVKSKLFDPFYTTKPVGKGTGLGLSISYEIVVDKHRGVLRCFSQPGEGTEFVIEIPVTQSAAFKVAG, from the coding sequence ATGGCTCAAGTTAGTTTAAAGAAAATTATTTCTAAAAAAGAATGCTTGTCTGCACTCCAGAACCTCATCGCAGTAATGGGTAAAGCCATTAGCGTTGAGGATACAGACGGCAAAATCTTGATAGGAAGCGAAGTCAAAAATCTGAACGAGAAGTATTCTGTCGAAGTTTCAGATGAAGTGATTGGCTGGGTCAGTGGAGATGAGAGTGCATCTGCTGTTGCCGGCTTGCTTTCTTATTTAGCAAATAAAGAATTAGAAAAGAAAACCCTAGCACTTGAGTTATTGGATAAATATAGAGAAAGTGAATTTTTTTATGAAACCTCTCAAAAAATAACCGCTAGCTTAGATCTTAAAGAAGTTACTAAATTAATCGTTGAAGAAGCCCAGAGACTCATAGCGGCAACCGGCGGCTCAGTCATGTTAGTCAATGAAAGCACCGGCAAGCTTGAGATTGTCGCCGCATTCGGTCAAGAATGGAATTCAAATCTAACTCGAAAAATCGGTGAAGGCATCGTTGGCAGTATTGTATTAACCGGCAAAGGAGAAATCGTTAACGAAGTCTTATCTGATGCTAGATATATTGCCGATCATGAGCCAATCAGCTCTTTAATTTGCGTTCCTTTAAAAACCAAAGATAAAGTTATTGGTGCCCTCGCACTCAGCAGCACTTGCCCGTTCACCTATAGGGCAGAGGATCTTAAACTCCTCACTATGCTTGCCTTTCAGGCAGCCTCAGTCATTGAAAATGCACTGCTTCATGAAAACAAGCTCAAAGAAAGCCGACGGGATGCCTTACTTTTCCGGTTGGCTAGCCAGATCCGTTTATCCTTAAACCTCGACACAATTTTAGAAACGGCAGTGAGCGAGATTCGCACACTTTTACAGATTGATCGCTGCCAGTTTATTTGGTATCGACCGGCAGCCCAGAAAAAAGAAGAATTGAGATTGAAACAAGAAGAATTTATTTTTCCACATTCTCAACTCTCAACCCTTAATTATAGTAGTTGGGAAGTGGTGCATGAATCAAAAAACTCAGATTTATCGAGTTTTTTGGGTTGCTGTTCCGCTGTTGAAATTGGAAGTTTCACACAGAAGCTTCTAAAGATGGAACGGTTTCAAGCCGATGAAGTAGCGAATCTGAGCGATCCGGTTCTGCAAAAATTCTTTGAGGGACGAGGGATTAAATCTCTATTAGCGCTGCCCATACAAACGCGATCAGGGGCAATAGGTGTGGTGAGTTGTGCGAGTAGTGAAAACGTGCGACCCTGGAGTGAGCATGAAGTGGAACTCTTGCACGCGATTGCCAATCAACTGGCACTGGCACTCGATCAAGCAGAACTTTACGATCAAACGCGCATTGCCGCCGCTGTTGCCCAAGCGCAAACCCAAGAGTTGCAGCAAACCCTGCACGAGTTGCAACAAACCCAATCTCAATTAATTCAGAGCGAAAAAATGTCTTCTTTGGGACAGTTGGTTGCCGGTGTCGCCCACGAAATCAACAATCCCGTTAACTTTATTTACGGCAATCTCTCCCACGCCCATAACTACACCCAACAGTTACTTCAACTGTTGGAGCTTTACCAACAGGGCAACCAAAATGTAATTGAAGCGTATGCAGAAGAGATTGAACTGGAATTTTTAATCGAAGATTTACCCAAATTGCTGTCATCTATGCATCTGGGAGTTGATCGCATCCGCCAGATAGTGCTGTCATTGCGAAATTTCTCGCGAGTAGATCAAGCGCAGATGAAGCCGGTAGATATTCATGAGGGAATTGATAGCACCCTGCTGATCTTGCAGCATCGCTTGAAAACACCAGCAGGAAAAACAGGAATTCAGCTGATTAAAGAGTACGGCGAGCTGCCACAAGTAGAATGCTACGCCGGCCAACTCAACCAAGTTTTTATGAACATTTTAAGTAATGCCCTTGATGCCTTAGAAGAGCAGGAAAACCCGGGTGTTATTACCATTTCTACCGAAGTTTCAGAACCTTATGAAGGCGGCGTAACGATTCGGATTCGAGATAACGGCCCCGGCATGACTGAGGCAGTCAAATCAAAATTGTTTGACCCGTTTTACACCACCAAGCCGGTGGGTAAAGGCACCGGATTGGGGCTATCGATTAGCTACGAAATTGTGGTAGATAAACATCGGGGAGTTCTCAGGTGCTTCTCTCAGCCCGGAGAGGGAACAGAGTTTGTTATAGAAATTCCGGTAACACAATCAGCAGCCTTTAAGGTTGCCGGTTAG
- a CDS encoding ABC transporter ATP-binding protein/permease, with protein sequence MNRFDGQLWQQFLRLAKPYWYSEEKWKARGLLAILLLLLLLVSGINVTISYVNRDYMTALSNKDASKYFHLLFVYGGVFAIATPIVVFYRYVRKQLSLYWRDWLTTYFLDRYFCNRAYYQIHENRSIDNPDQRISEDIRSFTQESLEYLLILLNAGIDLIAFIGILWSISIPLVSVLIIYAAVGTGMTVWFGKRLIGLNFNQLRREANFRYGLVRIRDNAESIAFYQGEQQESKQVKRQLMGVISNFNLLIGWERNLDFFTTGYRYLVVIVPSLVVAPLYFSGHVEFGVITQAIFAFRQVLDALSVIVDEFDKLSVFAAGINRLEGITEVLEKPTPIRKLETPCIDMTTGSYLALKHLTLQIPNSEKILVRDLSVTIQPGKGLLIVGHSGAGKSSLMRAIAGLWDSGTGSLIRPNLEEMLFLPQRPYMILGSLRTQLLYPSTHRNIANKELKKVLRQVNLEYLLDRVGGFDAELDWGDMLSVGEQQRLAFARLLLSSPRYAFLDEATSALDIKNEQNLYEHLQATNTTFISVGHRASLLKYHHYVLELKGDGDWRLVPVEAYAAGATSLA encoded by the coding sequence ATGAACAGATTTGACGGGCAGTTGTGGCAGCAGTTTTTGCGGCTTGCCAAACCCTATTGGTATTCTGAAGAGAAATGGAAAGCCAGGGGATTACTGGCGATTTTGCTGTTGTTGTTGCTGTTAGTTAGTGGCATTAATGTGACCATTAGCTATGTAAATAGAGATTACATGACCGCCCTCTCGAATAAAGATGCTTCCAAATACTTTCATCTGTTATTCGTTTATGGTGGTGTGTTCGCGATTGCCACGCCAATTGTTGTGTTTTATCGTTACGTCCGAAAACAGCTCAGTCTTTACTGGCGGGATTGGCTGACTACTTATTTTCTAGATCGGTATTTCTGCAATCGCGCTTATTATCAAATTCATGAAAATAGAAGCATTGATAATCCAGATCAGCGCATCTCTGAAGATATCAGATCTTTTACCCAAGAAAGCCTTGAGTATTTGTTAATTTTGCTGAATGCCGGCATCGATTTGATTGCCTTTATTGGCATTCTCTGGTCGATTTCTATCCCACTTGTGAGTGTGCTAATTATCTACGCTGCCGTCGGCACCGGCATGACCGTTTGGTTCGGTAAGCGACTGATCGGGTTAAACTTCAACCAGTTGCGAAGAGAAGCCAATTTTCGTTATGGTTTAGTGCGTATTCGTGACAACGCAGAATCTATTGCGTTTTATCAGGGAGAGCAACAGGAATCAAAACAAGTAAAGCGGCAATTAATGGGGGTTATTAGCAACTTTAATCTTCTGATTGGCTGGGAACGAAATTTGGATTTTTTTACCACGGGCTATCGCTATCTAGTCGTCATAGTACCTTCCTTAGTCGTCGCTCCCTTGTATTTTTCCGGTCATGTTGAATTTGGAGTCATTACCCAAGCAATTTTTGCGTTCAGGCAAGTTTTAGATGCCCTCTCTGTGATCGTCGATGAGTTTGACAAACTCAGCGTGTTTGCGGCTGGAATTAATCGCTTAGAAGGTATTACTGAAGTTTTGGAAAAACCCACCCCAATTCGCAAGCTTGAAACTCCTTGCATTGATATGACAACCGGCTCTTATTTAGCCCTCAAGCATCTCACCTTGCAAATTCCTAACTCAGAAAAGATTTTGGTTAGGGATCTGTCTGTTACAATTCAACCGGGTAAAGGCTTATTAATCGTCGGTCATAGTGGTGCCGGCAAAAGTTCCTTAATGCGTGCGATTGCGGGATTGTGGGACAGTGGAACCGGCTCTCTAATCAGACCGAATTTAGAGGAAATGCTGTTTTTGCCCCAGCGTCCTTACATGATTTTAGGTTCCTTACGCACCCAATTACTTTACCCCAGCACTCATCGCAATATTGCAAATAAAGAACTCAAAAAAGTGTTGCGACAAGTCAACCTCGAATATCTGCTAGATAGAGTAGGTGGGTTTGATGCAGAGTTAGACTGGGGAGATATGTTATCTGTGGGAGAACAACAGCGTCTCGCCTTCGCCCGCCTCCTGCTTTCTTCACCGCGCTATGCTTTTTTAGATGAAGCTACAAGCGCTTTAGATATTAAAAATGAGCAGAATCTTTACGAGCATTTGCAAGCAACCAATACAACATTTATCAGTGTTGGGCACCGTGCCAGCTTACTGAAGTATCACCACTACGTTTTAGAACTAAAAGGGGATGGGGATTGGCGGCTGGTGCCGGTTGAAGCTTATGCTGCCGGCGCGACTTCTTTAGCCTAA
- a CDS encoding Rpn family recombination-promoting nuclease/putative transposase — MKTDSLFYQIFQTFPGIFFELIGQPASEGNAYQFQSVEIKETVKRIDGVFVPASETQQPIYFVEVQFQSDKDFYYRFFTEIFLYLGQNKPKKDWRAVPVFYQRRLDPGVPIEYQCLVASQQVQWVYLDELGETANQSLGVGIVQLVVEDETTAQRQARQLIQKAHIELWDEAIKRKVIEFIETILLYKFPDLSRQEIEAMFNLSELKQTKYFQDVKLEGKEEGKLEGKLEGKLETVPRLLQLGLSLEQIAAALELDIERVRQASERQSDS, encoded by the coding sequence ATGAAAACAGATAGCCTCTTTTATCAGATTTTTCAAACATTTCCCGGCATTTTTTTTGAGTTAATCGGTCAGCCGGCATCCGAAGGCAATGCTTATCAGTTCCAGTCAGTTGAAATTAAGGAAACCGTTAAACGTATTGATGGCGTGTTTGTGCCGGCGAGTGAAACTCAACAGCCGATCTATTTTGTTGAAGTTCAATTTCAGTCTGACAAAGATTTTTACTACCGATTCTTTACGGAAATTTTCCTTTATCTAGGGCAAAACAAACCTAAAAAAGATTGGCGTGCAGTGCCGGTGTTTTACCAACGCCGGCTCGATCCAGGAGTCCCCATAGAATATCAGTGTTTGGTTGCCAGTCAGCAAGTGCAGTGGGTTTACTTAGATGAATTAGGCGAAACCGCAAACCAATCCTTGGGAGTGGGAATCGTGCAATTAGTCGTTGAAGATGAGACAACCGCACAGCGACAAGCCAGACAGTTAATCCAGAAAGCGCATATAGAGCTTTGGGATGAGGCGATTAAGCGAAAGGTGATAGAATTTATTGAGACAATCTTGCTCTATAAATTTCCCGATTTAAGCCGGCAGGAGATAGAAGCCATGTTTAACTTAAGTGAGTTAAAACAGACAAAATACTTTCAAGATGTTAAGTTAGAAGGCAAGGAAGAAGGCAAGTTAGAAGGCAAGTTAGAAGGCAAGTTAGAAACTGTGCCTCGGCTATTGCAATTAGGGTTAAGTTTAGAACAGATAGCAGCAGCATTAGAGTTGGATATTGAGAGGGTAAGGCAGGCATCCGAAAGACAATCTGATAGCTGA
- a CDS encoding ABC transporter ATP-binding protein, whose product MESTSTLLLEIKELYVNYGGIQALQDINITINSGEVVTLIGANGAGKSTTLRAISKIVNPRKGKIFYRGRDITRRQPHEVVRLGIAHSPEGRRVLARQTVLDNLELGAYIRSNLAEVKADLDRQFELFPRLAERRQQLAGTLSGGEQQMLAIARALMSRPKLLLLDEPSLGLAPAIVREIFSIIQNLRTTGVTILLVEQNASLALQTADRGYVLEAGHITLTGPASDLLKDERVKQAYLG is encoded by the coding sequence ATGGAATCGACTAGCACATTGCTATTAGAAATTAAAGAACTATATGTTAATTATGGCGGAATTCAAGCATTGCAAGATATTAATATAACAATTAATAGCGGCGAGGTGGTAACGCTGATTGGTGCAAATGGAGCCGGTAAAAGCACAACATTGCGAGCGATTTCTAAAATTGTCAACCCGCGAAAAGGTAAGATTTTCTACCGGGGGCGTGATATTACGCGACGCCAACCGCATGAAGTTGTGCGCCTAGGCATCGCCCACAGTCCAGAAGGTCGCCGAGTGCTCGCGCGGCAAACAGTTTTAGATAACTTGGAATTGGGCGCATATATCCGCTCGAATTTGGCGGAAGTGAAGGCAGATTTAGATCGTCAATTTGAACTTTTTCCGCGTCTAGCAGAACGCCGGCAGCAGTTAGCTGGAACACTCAGCGGCGGTGAACAGCAGATGCTTGCAATTGCGAGAGCGTTAATGAGCCGGCCAAAATTGTTACTCTTAGATGAGCCTAGTTTGGGGTTAGCACCGGCGATCGTGCGCGAGATTTTTTCGATCATCCAAAACTTGCGTACCACCGGCGTCACTATTCTTTTGGTAGAACAAAATGCTAGCCTCGCATTGCAAACTGCTGATCGGGGCTATGTCCTCGAAGCCGGTCACATCACTCTCACCGGCCCAGCTTCAGACTTACTCAAAGATGAGCGAGTCAAGCAGGCGTATTTAGGGTAA